In Sphingomonas sp. G-3-2-10, a single window of DNA contains:
- a CDS encoding phosphoribosyl-ATP diphosphatase, whose amino-acid sequence MDPLNALELVIRERRTGDPASSYVAKLTSKGRAKVAQKLGEEATETVIAAIQNDPIALTSEAADLLFHLLVLLADAGLTLDDVRAELVRREGVSGLDEKASRHAD is encoded by the coding sequence ATGGATCCGCTGAACGCCCTCGAACTCGTCATCCGCGAACGCCGCACCGGCGATCCGGCCTCTTCCTATGTCGCCAAGCTGACGTCGAAGGGCCGCGCCAAGGTCGCGCAGAAGCTGGGCGAGGAAGCCACCGAAACCGTGATCGCGGCGATCCAGAACGATCCGATCGCGCTGACCAGCGAAGCCGCGGACCTGCTGTTCCACCTGCTCGTCCTCCTCGCCGACGCCGGCCTGACGCTCGACGATGTCCGCGCGGAGCTGGTGCGGCGCGAGGGCGTTTCGGGACTCGACGAGAAGGCCAGCCGACATGCCGATTGA
- a CDS encoding methyltransferase domain-containing protein, translating into MSEDRACVDLRGPFAGTSGHLDAPYWQTPMPVIDRMLNLAEAGPGDTLIDLGCGDGRIVIAAAKRGARAIGVDIDAARIAEAEAAAREAGVADLTAFRCEDLFATRLEEASIVSLYLAGHVNRMLAPRLRAEPRPGARIIGYCFPMPDWPPEVSETFEHVALSLWRVPPRP; encoded by the coding sequence GTGAGCGAAGACCGGGCCTGCGTCGATCTGCGCGGCCCGTTCGCCGGAACCTCCGGCCATCTCGACGCGCCCTATTGGCAGACGCCGATGCCGGTGATCGATCGGATGCTCAATCTGGCCGAGGCTGGCCCGGGCGATACGCTGATCGATCTGGGCTGCGGCGACGGGCGGATCGTGATCGCGGCGGCAAAGCGCGGCGCGCGGGCGATCGGTGTGGATATCGACGCGGCGCGGATCGCGGAGGCCGAAGCGGCGGCGCGGGAAGCCGGTGTCGCGGATCTGACCGCATTCCGTTGCGAAGACCTGTTCGCGACGCGGCTGGAGGAAGCGAGCATCGTCTCGCTCTATCTCGCGGGCCATGTGAACCGGATGCTGGCGCCCCGGCTAAGGGCCGAGCCCAGGCCCGGCGCGCGGATCATCGGCTATTGCTTCCCCATGCCCGACTGGCCGCCCGAGGTGAGCGAGACGTTCGAGCATGTAGCGCTCAGCCTGTGGCGAGTGCCGCCCCGCCCGTAA
- a CDS encoding ABC transporter permease: MSKFRRAARQTLTIARRDFTATVFTPTFLLFLLAPLIMLSFGLIGGLGANSVSNSGEAKQRMVVIAPAGQIPALTEIDKQMRLLFPATARPLLRVEMPQGDAARQARAMFDRKDFEAAAVMFGPLEKPRILRGTNSWREAAYLGQLAEQTLRAEKAGGTARLSAPDIEVITRAEASSSGKGQAAYFAVFGIFFLTLLLAGQAVGTMAEERSNKVIEVLAAAIPLESVFLGKLIGMFGVAVLFLAFWGTLIGNGAKLMPMEMLRGFADIGPAVGGPMFVLLFVGYFTMSYMLLGAVFLSVGALASTQREIQMLSLPITILQVGMFAFASFGAASPDGFWALASEIFPFSSPMAMAGRAANSPELWPHALALGWQLLWVGITVTIGARVFRRGVLKSGNAPFKPFGRKKTAGPA; encoded by the coding sequence ATGAGCAAGTTCCGCCGCGCCGCGCGCCAGACGCTGACGATCGCCCGCCGCGATTTCACCGCGACAGTGTTCACGCCCACCTTCCTGCTGTTCCTGCTGGCGCCGCTGATCATGCTCAGCTTCGGCCTGATCGGCGGGCTTGGCGCGAACAGCGTTTCGAACAGCGGGGAAGCCAAGCAGCGCATGGTGGTGATCGCACCCGCCGGGCAAATCCCCGCGCTGACCGAGATCGACAAGCAGATGCGCCTGCTGTTCCCCGCGACCGCGCGGCCGCTGCTGCGCGTCGAGATGCCGCAGGGCGATGCGGCGCGCCAGGCCCGCGCGATGTTCGACCGCAAGGATTTCGAAGCCGCGGCGGTGATGTTCGGCCCGCTGGAAAAGCCCCGCATCCTGCGCGGCACCAATTCCTGGCGCGAGGCCGCCTATCTGGGGCAACTCGCCGAGCAGACGCTGCGCGCCGAAAAGGCCGGCGGCACCGCCCGGCTCAGCGCACCCGACATCGAAGTGATCACTCGCGCCGAGGCGTCTTCCAGCGGCAAGGGGCAGGCTGCCTATTTCGCGGTGTTCGGCATCTTCTTCCTTACCCTGCTGCTCGCGGGTCAGGCGGTCGGCACGATGGCCGAGGAGCGTTCGAACAAGGTGATCGAAGTGCTGGCCGCCGCGATCCCGCTGGAAAGCGTGTTTCTGGGCAAGCTGATCGGCATGTTCGGCGTCGCCGTGCTGTTCCTCGCTTTCTGGGGAACGCTGATCGGCAATGGCGCGAAACTGATGCCGATGGAGATGCTGCGCGGCTTCGCCGATATCGGCCCGGCCGTGGGCGGGCCGATGTTCGTCCTGTTGTTCGTCGGCTATTTCACCATGTCGTACATGCTGCTGGGTGCGGTGTTCCTCAGCGTCGGCGCGCTCGCCTCGACCCAGCGCGAGATCCAGATGCTGTCGCTGCCGATCACCATCCTGCAGGTCGGCATGTTCGCCTTCGCGTCGTTCGGCGCGGCGAGCCCGGACGGCTTCTGGGCGCTGGCGTCGGAGATCTTCCCGTTCAGCTCGCCGATGGCGATGGCCGGGCGCGCGGCAAACTCGCCGGAGCTGTGGCCGCACGCGCTGGCGCTGGGCTGGCAGCTGCTGTGGGTCGGCATCACCGTGACCATCGGCGCGCGGGTGTTCCGCCGCGGGGTGCTCAAATCGGGCAATGCGCCGTTCAAGCCGTTCGGGCGGAAGAAAACGGCCGGCCCCGCCTGA
- a CDS encoding cytochrome P450 codes for MATLATETQGQVDPLDMSRPELYRDDTWHEPFRELREKAPVYYTEHSGFGPFWSVSTYKPIVHIESLPEVFSSEAGGITIADMQEGDIKMPMFIAMDRPKHTGQRRTVAPAFTPSEMVRMSDNIRTRTAEILDSVPVGEEFDWVDRVSIELTTQMLAILFDFPWEDRRKLTYWSDWAGDIEMAKDPVLKEKRREILFECAAYFGNLWQGKIGKEPTPDLISMMIHSDAMSHMDQMEFLGNLILLIVGGNDTTRNSMSAYAWGLNQFPDERAKLEANPGLIANATQEIIRWQTPLAHMRRTATQDTEVEGVKIREGDKLALWYLSANRDESVFPDADRIIVERENARRHLAFGHGIHRCVGARLAELQIGILMEEMAKRRLRVNVTGEPERVAACFVHGYRKMAVELSHY; via the coding sequence ATGGCGACGCTTGCGACCGAGACTCAGGGACAAGTCGATCCGCTCGATATGAGCCGGCCCGAACTGTATCGCGACGACACCTGGCACGAGCCGTTCCGCGAGCTGCGCGAGAAGGCGCCGGTCTATTATACGGAGCATAGCGGCTTCGGCCCCTTCTGGTCGGTCTCCACCTACAAGCCGATCGTCCATATCGAATCGCTGCCCGAGGTCTTCTCGTCCGAGGCAGGCGGCATCACCATCGCCGACATGCAGGAAGGCGATATCAAGATGCCGATGTTCATCGCGATGGACCGGCCCAAACATACCGGCCAGCGCCGCACCGTCGCCCCCGCCTTCACGCCCAGCGAAATGGTGCGGATGAGCGACAATATCCGCACCCGCACCGCCGAGATTCTCGATTCGGTGCCGGTGGGCGAGGAATTCGACTGGGTCGACCGCGTCTCGATCGAACTGACCACCCAGATGCTGGCGATCCTGTTCGACTTTCCGTGGGAGGACCGGCGCAAGCTGACCTACTGGTCCGACTGGGCCGGCGATATCGAGATGGCCAAGGACCCGGTGCTGAAGGAAAAGCGCCGCGAGATCCTGTTCGAATGCGCCGCCTATTTCGGCAATCTGTGGCAGGGCAAGATCGGCAAGGAGCCGACCCCGGACCTGATCTCGATGATGATCCATTCGGATGCGATGAGCCACATGGATCAGATGGAGTTCCTCGGGAACCTGATCCTGCTGATCGTCGGCGGCAACGACACCACCCGCAATTCGATGAGCGCCTATGCCTGGGGACTGAACCAGTTTCCGGACGAGCGCGCCAAGCTGGAAGCCAATCCGGGCCTGATCGCCAATGCCACGCAGGAGATCATCCGCTGGCAGACCCCGCTCGCCCATATGCGCCGCACCGCGACGCAGGACACCGAAGTGGAAGGCGTGAAGATCCGCGAGGGCGACAAGCTGGCGCTCTGGTATCTCTCGGCCAATCGCGACGAGAGCGTGTTCCCCGACGCGGACAGGATCATCGTCGAGCGCGAGAATGCGCGGCGGCATCTCGCGTTCGGCCACGGCATCCATCGCTGCGTCGGCGCGCGGCTGGCCGAATTGCAGATCGGCATCCTGATGGAGGAAATGGCGAAGCGCCGCCTGCGTGTGAACGTGACCGGCGAGCCCGAACGCGTCGCGGCGTGCTTCGTCCACGGCTATCGCAAGATGGCGGTCGAGCTCAGCCATTACTGA
- a CDS encoding histidine triad nucleotide-binding protein: MPIDATQPYDPNNIFAKILRGEIPSKRVYEDEHALAFHDINPQAPHHILVIPKGPYVSWDDFSAKGSDAEIAGFVRAVGVIAREAGMVEPGYRLLANIGADGGQEVPHLHVHLFAGKRLGPMLMR, translated from the coding sequence ATGCCGATTGACGCCACCCAGCCTTACGATCCCAACAACATCTTCGCGAAGATCCTGCGCGGCGAGATTCCGTCGAAACGCGTCTATGAGGATGAACACGCCCTCGCCTTTCACGACATCAACCCTCAGGCGCCGCACCATATCCTGGTGATTCCCAAGGGGCCTTACGTGTCGTGGGACGATTTCTCGGCAAAGGGCAGCGACGCCGAGATCGCCGGGTTCGTCCGCGCAGTGGGCGTCATCGCGCGCGAAGCGGGGATGGTCGAGCCGGGTTACCGGCTGCTCGCCAATATCGGCGCCGACGGGGGGCAGGAGGTGCCGCACCTTCATGTCCACCTGTTCGCGGGCAAGCGGCTGGGGCCGATGCTGATGCGCTGA
- a CDS encoding EI24 domain-containing protein, with protein sequence MIHALFLSFGQLLDGRVAAVFLKSLVLTALLFAAAGVGLWWGLHWLTDNYGAWIGISREGGVVADIMTIVVMLFAWWLLFRAIAIGVIGIFADEVVAAVEAKHYPQAHAMARDVPFARSVAMGLRAGLRIILINLLFAPLYIVLLVTGVGTAIAFFLVNSWLLGRDLGDMVAARHMPYGELPQWRRRTSLRRFVLGSVGTGVMLVPVLNLLGPILGAAMATHAYHLGQIKRGPTNSGKTK encoded by the coding sequence ATGATCCACGCCCTGTTCCTTTCCTTCGGACAATTGCTCGACGGGCGCGTGGCGGCGGTGTTCCTCAAGTCGCTGGTGCTGACCGCTTTGCTGTTCGCGGCGGCCGGGGTCGGCCTGTGGTGGGGACTGCACTGGCTGACCGACAATTACGGCGCGTGGATCGGCATCTCCCGCGAAGGCGGGGTGGTCGCCGACATCATGACCATCGTGGTGATGCTGTTCGCCTGGTGGCTGCTGTTCCGCGCGATCGCGATCGGCGTGATCGGCATCTTCGCCGACGAAGTCGTCGCGGCGGTGGAGGCGAAACATTACCCCCAGGCGCATGCGATGGCACGCGACGTGCCCTTCGCGCGTTCGGTGGCGATGGGACTTCGGGCCGGGCTGCGCATCATCCTCATCAACCTGCTGTTCGCGCCGCTCTATATCGTGCTGCTGGTGACCGGCGTGGGGACGGCGATCGCCTTCTTCCTCGTCAACAGCTGGCTGCTGGGGCGCGACCTTGGCGACATGGTCGCGGCGCGGCACATGCCCTATGGCGAGCTCCCCCAATGGCGGCGGCGCACCAGCCTGCGCCGTTTCGTGCTGGGATCGGTGGGCACCGGGGTGATGCTGGTGCCGGTGCTCAACCTGCTGGGGCCGATCCTGGGCGCGGCGATGGCAACCCATGCCTATCATCTCGGCCAGATCAAACGCGGTCCGACCAATTCCGGAAAGACCAAATGA
- the hisF gene encoding imidazole glycerol phosphate synthase subunit HisF, producing MTVRARVIPCLDVSNGRVVKGVNFVDLIDAGDPVEQARAYDAAGADELCFLDIGASHEGRDTIVDVVRRTAEVCFMPLTVGGGVRSVDDARALLLAGADKVAVNSAAVSRPEVVAEIADRMGSQCVVASVDARRSQGRWEVFTHGGRRATGIDAVEHALNLARLGAGEILVTSMDRDGTRDGYDLELIRTIADQVTVPVVASGGVGNLQHLVEGIRDGHASAVLAASIFHFGEASIADAHAALAAAGIPVRA from the coding sequence GTGACCGTCCGCGCGCGCGTCATCCCATGCCTCGACGTGTCCAACGGACGCGTGGTGAAGGGCGTCAACTTCGTCGATCTGATCGACGCGGGCGATCCGGTCGAACAGGCCCGCGCCTATGACGCGGCCGGCGCGGACGAGCTGTGCTTCCTCGATATCGGCGCCAGCCATGAGGGCCGCGACACGATCGTCGATGTCGTGCGCCGCACCGCCGAGGTGTGCTTCATGCCGCTGACCGTGGGCGGCGGAGTGCGCAGCGTCGACGATGCGCGCGCGCTGTTGCTGGCGGGCGCGGACAAGGTGGCGGTCAATTCCGCCGCCGTCTCGCGGCCCGAGGTCGTGGCCGAGATCGCCGACCGGATGGGCAGCCAGTGCGTCGTCGCTTCGGTCGATGCGCGGCGCAGCCAGGGGCGTTGGGAAGTCTTCACGCATGGTGGCCGCCGCGCGACGGGAATCGACGCGGTCGAGCATGCGCTGAACCTCGCGCGCTTGGGCGCGGGGGAGATCCTTGTCACCTCGATGGACCGCGACGGGACCCGCGACGGCTATGATCTCGAGCTGATCCGCACCATCGCCGATCAGGTGACCGTGCCGGTGGTCGCGTCGGGTGGCGTGGGCAATCTCCAGCATCTGGTCGAGGGCATTCGCGACGGCCATGCCAGCGCAGTGCTTGCCGCCTCGATCTTCCATTTCGGCGAAGCGAGCATCGCCGACGCCCATGCCGCGCTGGCGGCAGCGGGGATTCCGGTTCGCGCTTAA
- a CDS encoding ATP-binding cassette domain-containing protein, producing the protein MSSVLAVSAKGLVKRFGDRRVVDGVDIAVRKGLIYGVLGPNGAGKTTTLRMLLGIIEPDGGERMLLGRNRPREASDEVGYLPEERGLYPGMKCRDAIAFMGALRGLPWREGRKRAEKLLTDAGLGHAIDEKIRKLSKGMAQLVQLLGSVVHEPELLVLDEPFSGLDPVNQEKLEKLILAQRDRGATILFSTHVMAHAERLCDRLSIIAGGKVRFEGTVADARATLPFKAHYTPHHHADGLRALLPADAERDGEDSWRFNVPREGIEPLLVKLIEAGHGISGLSIERPGLHDAFVRIVGPDALRDIGRDAGPDALTEDAA; encoded by the coding sequence TTGAGCAGCGTGCTGGCCGTTAGCGCCAAGGGTCTGGTGAAGCGCTTCGGCGATCGCCGCGTGGTCGATGGCGTGGACATCGCTGTGCGCAAGGGGCTGATCTACGGGGTGCTCGGGCCCAACGGCGCGGGCAAGACCACCACACTGCGCATGCTGCTTGGCATTATCGAGCCCGATGGCGGCGAGCGGATGCTGCTGGGCCGCAACCGTCCGCGCGAGGCCAGCGACGAGGTCGGCTATCTGCCCGAGGAACGCGGCCTTTATCCCGGCATGAAGTGCAGGGACGCAATCGCCTTCATGGGCGCGCTGCGCGGCTTGCCGTGGCGCGAGGGACGCAAGCGCGCGGAGAAACTGCTGACCGACGCCGGCCTCGGCCATGCGATCGACGAAAAGATCCGCAAGCTCTCCAAGGGCATGGCCCAGCTCGTCCAGCTGCTCGGATCGGTCGTCCACGAACCCGAATTGCTGGTGCTCGACGAGCCCTTTTCGGGCCTCGATCCGGTCAATCAGGAGAAGCTCGAAAAGCTGATCCTCGCCCAGCGCGACCGCGGCGCGACGATCCTGTTCTCGACCCATGTCATGGCCCATGCCGAGCGGCTGTGCGACCGGCTGTCGATCATCGCCGGCGGCAAGGTCCGCTTCGAAGGCACCGTCGCCGACGCGCGCGCCACCCTGCCCTTCAAGGCGCATTACACGCCGCATCATCATGCCGATGGCCTGCGCGCGCTGCTGCCCGCCGACGCCGAGCGCGATGGCGAGGACAGCTGGCGCTTCAACGTACCGCGCGAAGGGATCGAGCCGCTGCTGGTGAAACTGATCGAAGCCGGGCACGGCATTTCGGGCCTGTCGATCGAGCGCCCCGGCCTGCACGACGCCTTCGTCCGCATCGTCGGCCCCGACGCCCTGAGGGATATCGGGCGCGACGCCGGTCCCGATGCGCTGACGGAGGATGCGGCATGA
- the queG gene encoding tRNA epoxyqueuosine(34) reductase QueG, whose amino-acid sequence MEQHKSLEAQIKVKAAELGFADCGIARADVAPQSGARLREWLAEGKHGSMIWMEERAHHRESPAGLWPEVRSVISLGMSYAPAVDPLALAEQGDRGRISVYAQGADYHDVVKRALKALARWIVEQSPSDLKVFVDTAPVMEKPLAEAAGLGWQGKHTNLVSRTHGSWLFLGAIYTTLELEPDRRGVETCGSCEACQSACPTNAFPAPFRLDARRCISYLTIEHKGPIPHEFREAMGNRIYGCDDCLAVCPWNKFAAAAQANLAFAPRAELVAPELSELLALDDAGFRQVFSGSPIKRIGRDRMVRNCLIAAGNSGDAGLVEPVRRLLADDDAVVREAAEWALARLTGGAALATG is encoded by the coding sequence GTGGAGCAGCACAAGTCACTCGAAGCGCAAATCAAGGTGAAGGCGGCGGAACTGGGGTTCGCCGATTGCGGGATCGCGCGCGCCGATGTCGCGCCGCAATCGGGCGCGCGGCTGCGCGAATGGCTGGCCGAGGGCAAGCACGGCTCGATGATCTGGATGGAGGAGCGCGCGCATCACCGCGAAAGCCCCGCCGGCCTGTGGCCCGAAGTGCGTTCGGTCATCTCGCTCGGCATGAGCTATGCGCCTGCCGTCGATCCGCTCGCGCTGGCCGAACAGGGCGATCGCGGGCGCATCTCGGTCTATGCGCAGGGCGCGGATTATCACGATGTGGTGAAGCGCGCGCTCAAGGCGCTGGCGCGGTGGATCGTCGAACAGTCGCCATCCGACCTGAAGGTGTTCGTCGACACCGCGCCGGTGATGGAGAAGCCGCTGGCCGAAGCGGCCGGGCTGGGCTGGCAGGGCAAGCATACCAACCTCGTCAGCCGCACCCACGGCAGCTGGTTGTTCCTCGGTGCGATCTACACCACCCTCGAGCTCGAGCCCGACCGGCGCGGGGTCGAGACCTGCGGGAGTTGCGAGGCGTGCCAGTCGGCGTGCCCGACCAATGCCTTCCCCGCGCCGTTCCGCCTCGATGCGCGACGCTGCATCTCGTATTTAACGATCGAGCATAAGGGGCCGATCCCCCACGAATTCCGCGAAGCGATGGGCAACCGCATCTATGGCTGCGACGATTGCCTCGCGGTGTGCCCGTGGAACAAGTTCGCCGCCGCCGCGCAGGCCAATCTCGCTTTCGCCCCCCGCGCGGAACTGGTCGCGCCGGAACTGTCCGAATTGCTCGCGCTGGACGATGCCGGGTTCCGGCAGGTCTTCTCCGGTTCGCCGATCAAGCGGATCGGCCGCGACCGGATGGTCCGCAACTGCCTGATCGCGGCGGGTAACAGCGGGGATGCGGGACTGGTCGAGCCGGTTCGGCGATTGCTGGCGGACGATGACGCAGTTGTACGTGAAGCAGCCGAATGGGCGCTGGCGCGGCTTACGGGCGGGGCGGCACTCGCCACAGGCTGA
- a CDS encoding adenosine kinase has protein sequence MTAATYDVVAIGNAIVDILSQAEDSFIEEIGVAKGSMQLMFSPQEADALYAKMGPGREVSGGSAANTVAGIAAMGGKCAFIGQVADDQLGTVFAHDIRAAGVDFGTEVRSGDPTTARCLIFVTPDGQRTMNTFLGASQFLPASALDEGVIASGAILYLEGYLWDPEEPRAAMRKAIDIARANGRKVAFTLSDVFCISRHGGDFRQLIADGLIDILFANENELLALCEKDEFEAAIEHISGKVPLLVVTRSEKGAIALTGGERVAVGAEPIEKVVDTTGAGDLFAAGFLHGQAKGLGVEASLRLGAICAAEIIQHYGARPEADLKALVDKVLG, from the coding sequence GTGACAGCAGCCACCTATGACGTCGTCGCGATCGGCAACGCGATCGTCGATATTCTTTCGCAGGCCGAGGATTCCTTCATCGAGGAAATCGGCGTCGCCAAGGGCTCGATGCAGCTCATGTTCTCGCCGCAGGAAGCCGATGCGCTCTATGCGAAGATGGGTCCGGGCCGCGAAGTCTCGGGCGGATCGGCCGCCAACACCGTCGCCGGCATCGCCGCGATGGGCGGCAAGTGCGCGTTTATCGGTCAGGTCGCCGACGATCAGCTCGGCACGGTCTTCGCTCATGACATCCGCGCCGCCGGCGTCGATTTCGGCACCGAAGTGCGTAGCGGAGACCCGACCACCGCGCGCTGCCTGATCTTCGTGACGCCGGACGGCCAGCGCACGATGAACACCTTCCTCGGCGCGTCGCAGTTCCTGCCGGCCAGCGCGCTCGACGAAGGCGTGATCGCCAGCGGCGCGATCCTGTATCTCGAAGGCTATCTGTGGGATCCCGAAGAGCCCCGCGCCGCGATGCGCAAGGCGATCGACATCGCCCGCGCCAATGGCCGCAAGGTCGCCTTCACGCTTTCGGACGTGTTCTGCATCTCGCGCCACGGCGGCGACTTCCGCCAGCTGATCGCGGATGGCCTGATCGACATCCTGTTCGCCAACGAGAACGAACTGCTCGCCCTGTGCGAGAAGGACGAGTTCGAAGCCGCGATCGAGCATATCTCGGGCAAGGTGCCGCTGCTGGTGGTGACCCGTTCGGAGAAGGGCGCGATCGCGCTGACCGGCGGCGAGCGTGTCGCGGTGGGTGCCGAGCCGATCGAGAAGGTCGTCGACACCACGGGCGCGGGCGATCTGTTCGCGGCGGGCTTTCTCCACGGTCAGGCCAAGGGCCTCGGTGTCGAAGCCTCGCTCCGCCTCGGCGCGATCTGCGCGGCGGAGATCATCCAGCATTACGGCGCGCGTCCCGAAGCTGACCTCAAGGCGCTGGTGGACAAGGTTCTGGGCTGA
- a CDS encoding GrpB family protein — MPKAVRLLPHDPHWAALADAEAERIRVAIPIAVTIHHIGSTSIPGIAAKPIIDLLGVGESLTGLDTTRAAMEKIGYRWRGEYGLPGRRYCTLTAPDTGERRVNFHSYAGGDPSIQRHLAFRDHLRATPGLAAEYERLKLDCAARNAASIDDYCDCKDAWIKRVEAEAVAAFG; from the coding sequence ATGCCCAAAGCCGTCCGACTATTGCCGCATGATCCGCACTGGGCCGCGCTTGCCGATGCGGAAGCCGAACGAATCCGCGTCGCGATCCCGATCGCTGTGACCATCCATCATATCGGATCGACATCGATCCCCGGTATTGCCGCCAAGCCCATCATCGACCTGCTGGGCGTAGGCGAGAGCCTGACCGGGCTCGACACGACGCGCGCGGCGATGGAGAAGATCGGCTATCGATGGCGCGGGGAATATGGGCTGCCCGGCCGCCGCTATTGCACCCTGACGGCACCAGATACCGGCGAGCGCCGCGTCAATTTCCACAGCTACGCCGGCGGCGATCCATCGATTCAGCGACACCTGGCGTTTCGCGACCATCTTCGCGCCACTCCAGGTCTCGCCGCAGAATATGAGCGGCTCAAGCTCGACTGCGCGGCTCGCAATGCCGCCAGCATCGACGATTATTGCGACTGCAAGGATGCGTGGATCAAACGCGTGGAAGCCGAAGCGGTGGCGGCTTTCGGCTGA
- a CDS encoding amino acid permease, which yields MFARKSIAQVQRETASSELKRTLGKWNLLLLGIGCIIGAGIFVRTGSAAALHAGPAVLLSFVVAGIVCAFAGLCYAELSSTLPVSGSAYTYGYTTLGEFIAWVMGVLLLLEYGIAASVVAVGWAGYVVSLLGDFGLHIPLQFTGPAGHVLMKDGAPVLVDGQTVTTIFNLPAFLICIALALLLVVGVSESAKVNNVIVAIKVSVLTAFIVVGGLIVLSKFGELSAAHWVPFIPENQGDGKFGVDGIMRAASIVFFAYIGFEAVSTAGQEAKDPGKDMPFGIIGSLVVCTVIYMLVAAIMTLLVPYASLNVPDPVAVVVDSFGAQWAWLAKTIKIGAIIGLTSVVLVLMYAQTRIFYTMARDGLLPKVFSTVHPKFKTPWVNTLVVGLLTAVAAGFFDINVLGDMTSVGTLAAFAIVCLSVIYLRRSAPELPRGFKVPFYPITPILGILSCIYLITTVPVPVLMFFVWYMLGGIVLYFVYGIWNSNLQKGEDQDDAPDMGEYVAPVGEQP from the coding sequence ATGTTCGCCCGCAAGTCCATCGCGCAAGTGCAGCGCGAAACTGCATCCAGCGAATTGAAACGCACGCTCGGCAAGTGGAATCTGCTGCTGCTGGGCATCGGCTGCATCATCGGCGCGGGCATCTTCGTCCGCACCGGCAGCGCCGCGGCGCTCCATGCCGGCCCCGCCGTGCTGCTTTCGTTCGTCGTCGCCGGCATCGTCTGCGCCTTTGCAGGCCTTTGCTATGCCGAGCTTTCCTCGACGCTGCCGGTTTCCGGCTCCGCCTATACCTATGGCTACACCACGCTCGGCGAGTTCATCGCATGGGTGATGGGCGTGCTGCTCCTCCTCGAATATGGCATCGCGGCCTCGGTGGTCGCGGTCGGCTGGGCGGGGTATGTCGTCAGCCTGCTTGGCGATTTCGGGCTGCACATACCGCTCCAGTTCACCGGTCCGGCCGGTCATGTCCTGATGAAGGACGGCGCGCCGGTGCTGGTCGACGGGCAGACCGTCACCACCATCTTCAATCTGCCCGCCTTCCTGATCTGCATCGCGCTCGCGCTGCTGCTGGTCGTCGGCGTGTCGGAATCGGCCAAGGTCAACAACGTCATCGTCGCGATCAAGGTTAGCGTGCTCACCGCGTTCATCGTCGTCGGCGGCCTGATCGTGCTGTCGAAGTTCGGCGAGCTTTCGGCCGCGCACTGGGTGCCGTTCATCCCGGAGAACCAGGGTGACGGCAAGTTCGGCGTGGACGGCATCATGCGCGCCGCGTCGATCGTGTTCTTCGCCTATATCGGCTTCGAAGCGGTTTCGACCGCGGGTCAGGAAGCCAAGGATCCGGGCAAGGACATGCCGTTCGGCATCATCGGTTCGCTGGTCGTCTGCACCGTGATCTACATGCTCGTCGCGGCGATCATGACGCTGCTGGTGCCCTATGCCTCGCTCAACGTGCCGGATCCGGTCGCGGTGGTCGTGGACAGCTTCGGCGCGCAGTGGGCGTGGCTGGCGAAGACGATCAAGATCGGCGCGATCATCGGCCTCACCTCGGTGGTGCTGGTGCTGATGTACGCCCAGACGCGCATCTTCTACACGATGGCGCGCGACGGCCTGCTGCCGAAGGTCTTCTCGACCGTCCACCCGAAGTTCAAGACGCCGTGGGTCAACACGCTGGTCGTCGGCCTGCTCACCGCGGTCGCCGCGGGCTTCTTCGACATCAACGTGCTGGGCGACATGACTTCGGTCGGCACGCTCGCGGCCTTCGCGATCGTCTGCCTCTCGGTCATCTACCTGCGCCGCTCGGCGCCGGAACTGCCGCGCGGCTTCAAGGTGCCCTTCTATCCGATCACGCCGATCCTCGGCATCCTGTCGTGCATCTACCTGATCACGACGGTGCCGGTGCCGGTGCTGATGTTCTTCGTCTGGTACATGCTGGGCGGGATCGTACTCTACTTCGTGTACGGCATCTGGAACTCGAACCTGCAGAAGGGCGAGGATCAGGACGATGCGCCGGACATGGGCGAGTATGTCGCCCCGGTCGGCGAGCAGCCGTAA